The following nucleotide sequence is from Rubrobacter radiotolerans DSM 5868.
TTCGGGTCGGCCCTGCTCTTCGCCTTCACCGCCACCTTCTGGTCGCAGGCGACGTTCGCCGAGGTGTACTCGATGCATATCGCGCTCGTGCTGCTCGTCACGGCGCTCCTTCTGCGCTGGCGGCAAAGGGGCGGAAGCTCGCTTCTTGTCCTGGCGGGTCTCGTTGCGGGGCTCTCCCTCGGGAACAACGCCGGAACCGTTCTTTTCGCCCCGACCTTTCTCTTGCTTCTCTTCGCGGGGACGGTCGGCGGCCCGCGCCCGAAGCTCCGTATCCGGGGGCTTGCGGTCGGAGCGCTCGCGTTCCTTGCCGGGCTCTCGGTCTACGCCTACGTCCCGATCCGGGGCTTCGCCGGAGCCTGGCACAACTACGGAGACCCGGTAAACAACTGGGCCGACGTGTGGACCCTTGTGAGCGGGGCTCGCTTTCAGGGGCTGATGGACCCGACACCCGCGACGATCCTCTCGAACGTCGGGGGCTTTCTCTACCACCTCGCGCACCAGGCTCCGCAGCCCTTCGGCTACGCGCTGCTCGTCCTGCTCCTTGTCGGGGGACTCGCCGGACTCGCGCGCCTGATCGCGCACAGAACGGTCCCGGGCGTCGCGCTTGGCCTCGGGTTGCTCGTGACGCTCGTGTATGCGCTCTCTTACGGGATAGACGACATAGATGTCTACTACCTGCCGGTGTATGCACTCCTGTGCGTCTCTCTCGCCGTTGCGGCGACGGGTGCTGCCGGGTGGGCGCGGTGGATGCGGCCTCTCGCCGTCGCACCGGTCCTTGTTGCGGCGTTCCTTCTCGGGGCGAACTTCGAGTCCTCGGACCGCAGCGGCTACACCGCCGAGCGCGAGCGGGCCGAGCAAGACCTGGCCGCGCTTCCGGAGGGTGCGATCCTCTACGGCAAGGTCCCGATCATACCCGCAACGTATTTGACCGAGGTCGAGGGCGAGCGACCGGACGTTACCCTGCGCTGGCTCGACGGCGGGACGCTTGAGCGGAACTTCGAACGCGACCTGAGGAGCGGTCGCCCAGTCCTCTTTCTGCCCGAGGACAGCGAGAGGTACCTGGAGGCGACCGAGTCCCGCGCGACCCGCACCGGCTTTGCGAGGGAGATGATCCTCTTCGAGCCGCGATAGGGTGCTTTCGCCTCCCGGAGCCTACTCGGAGGCGGGCTCGCCGGTCCGGGCGGCGGCGCGGCCTTCCTCGAAGCGGGGCGGGATGTGGCCGGTTGAGGCAAGCTCGAAGAGCGAAAGGCTCCCCGTGCCGTTGCGCTGGATGCGGGTTATGGAGGCATTCGGGGCCCGCTCGGTGCCGGAGAGGACGTCCGGGCCGAACTTTTGGCGCAGGAAGGCCCGCATGACGCCGCCGTGCGAGACGACGACGGCCCGCTCGCCGGAGAGCTCGCTCGCAAGGATCTCCTCGATCGCCGGGGCGAAGCGAGCAAGGATCTCCTCGTCCGTCTCGGCTCCAATCAGGCTCCAGCCGCGCTCCTCGCCGACCTCGCGGAACTTCGCGACGACGTCGGGCATCGTCTGCTCCCGCTCGGCCCAGGTGTTCCCCTCGAACAGACCGCCGCTGCGCTCCGTGAGGGCGGGGACGGCGAAGATCTCCCCGCGGTAGCCCGCTGCTTCGGCGATTATCTCTGCCGTCTCGAAGGCCCGGGAGAGCGGGCTGGCGTAAAAGGCGTCGAGCCGCTCGTTCGCTAACGCCTCACCGGCGAACCGGGCCTGCTCCCGCCCGAGCTCCGAGAGCGGGTAGTCGAGCTGTCCCTGCCAGATCCCATCGGCGTTCGCCGTCGACTGGCCGTGGCGGATAATGATTAGTTCTCTCAAGGCAACCTCTCGGGGGTCTCTGTCCGTGCGGAGAGCCGGGTACAACCAGCGAGCCGCCTCTCCGTGCGCAAGCTCGCCGTGCGTCTTGTATCACAACGAATGCCCGGCGCAAAGCCTTCCGGCGTAAGTCCCGGGGTGAAATTCTCGTAGCCCGACGGTGCTAGAATTCTCGCGATCATGAACCCTTACAGAACTTTCAGCGTGCCACCGAAGGTCTCTTTGCGCGGCTCGGCCGGCTCCGGGCGGGGGGTCTAGTTTGGCCCCGACGTCCGGGGGCTACGTGAGCGGCTCCAGAGAAGCCTGGCCGGACCTCGAGCCGCCCCGGATGTCCCGCGATGCTCCGCGCCCGGCGACCATCCTGCGCGTTGCGGACGCACTCGAGGCGCAGGGGGGAGAGGTACTGGAGCTCTTTCGCGAGGTCGAGTCGGAGGAGGGGAGCGCGGTCTTCCCGATCCACCTGCGAAAAGGCGGTCGGGAGTTCTTTATCGAGGTCGAGACGGGACGCTGGTCCCGGCAGGTCGAGCAGAGCGTCCTGCGGCGGGTGAGCATCCTCCGCTCCTCCGCGGTCGGCGGAAGGGATACGAGCGTGCTCGTCCTGAGCTCCTACCCGATTCCGGAGGTCGTCTGCGCGCTCGTCGGGACCGACCCCCGGACGCTCGTCCAGCTCGACCTCTATCTCCCGACCTCCCGCGACCCGGAGGGGCTCTCGGAGGAGTTCCGCCGCGCAGCGGGGCGGGCGCTCGGGACCCGGATCGAGACCTCCCCGGAGTACCTGCCGCTCGTCGAGGAGTTCGTGCTCGGCCCGTCCGGAGAGCCGTTCCCGCAATTCCTCGACGGGTCCGCCCTCGCGCTCGGCGCGTACCTCGGGGAGACGATCCGCCGCGCGGTCGAGAGCTCCGAGCGGTTCGAGGGCTTCACGGTCCGCTGGGAACGGAGCGGGGAGAGCGGATCTCAGGAGGTACTCGTCGTCTCCGGCGGCGCGGCGGACGGGACGTTCGAGCTCGACCCGATGGGCAAGGTCCGGGCCTTTCTGGAGAACGGCGAGCGCGACTCGCTCGCCTTCTACGCCGGGTACGTCCTCGACGCGCTCCGGGAGGAAGCCGCCCGGGATGCTCAGGAGTAGCGGCGACGAAGCTCCCGGATTATGTGCCGCGAGTCCACGAGCACCTCGTCGCCGATCGTGAGGATCGGGATCGCCCGCTGCCCCGAGAGCCTTATAACCGACTCCCGGCCGTCCTCGTCGGCGTTCACCGACTCGTAGTCGAGCCCGAGCCGGTCTAGCTCGCTCTTCACGCGCATGCAGTACGGGCAGTAAGAGCCTGTGTAGAGCCGGATCTTCTCCTCTGTGCTCTCTCTTGTCAGCGGTGTCTGCGTCGCCAAGTCTCTCCCCTCTGTTTCTGGTCTTTCAACACGTACCGAAACGTATTGTCTTGCTTGGCTTCTGATCTGCGTCACCGGATATCTTACCGCACCGGGACGCACGCTAACGGGGTGCAATCTTCCGCGGAAGCTGGATAAAATAACGTCCCCGTGCTAGGGTCTGCGCTGCGGGGGAACCGGTCGCCTCTGGCCGGGCCGCAAGGCAGACAGAGCGTGAACATGCCGGTTCCGGAGGTCTCGACATCCTCAAAAGACAGCAAAAGCAGAGAAGGGGCCTCCGGGAGGACCGGGCGGCCTATCCCGTAGAAAGTACCCCCGACTCGTCGGGCCGACGCGGCTTGACACGAGTTGTCGGGCCGCTCGTCCTGCTGTGCGCCGTGGTAGCCGTTCTTTTCGCCGCGGACAACTGGGCCAACTCGGGGCAGGTCTACCGGGGGGTCGAGGTCGCGGGCGTCCCGCTCGGCGGCAAGACCCCGGCCGAGGCGCGGGAGGCGATCCGCGACCGCTCAAGCGGTGCGCTGAGCGAGATCCGGGTCGAGAACCCGACCGCCGGGGGCGAGGACTTCACCTTCGACCCGCAGGCAATGGGCATAGACTACGACGTCGAGGCGACCGTTGATGCGGCCTACTCCGTCGGACGAGAGGGAGGGTTCTTCGAGCGGCTCTCGGACCGCGTCGAGACGGCCTACGGCACGGTCGAGGTTACGCCAAAGTTCGACTACGACCCGGCCCGGGCGGAGGCGCGCGTCGCCGAGATCGCAAACGCCCTCGACTCGCAGCCCGTCGAGGCCTCGGTGAACATCGTCGGCTCGGCCGTAGACACCTCCTCCTCGGCGAACGGCTACGTCACGGACCGTTCCGCGACCCTTGAGGCGATAAACGCCTCCGTCGAGGACATGACCGGCGTTGCAGAGGTAGAGGGAGAGGTGCTCAGGCCCGAGCTCACGACCGAGGAGGCCGAGAGCGCCGCAGAGCGGGCGCGAGCCGCTCTGGACGGCGAGGTCGTCCTGACGCGCGGCGAGGACGAGTGGACCGTCTCGCCGGCGGCGATCGGCGACTCGCTCGCGGTCGGGACGCAGGGCGGCGACTTCCGGGTAACCCTCGACCGTGAGGCCCTGCGCACGAACCTCGAAGAGGTCTACGCCTCGCTCGAGCAGCCCGCTGTCGAGGCCGACTTCGAGGTAAACGGGACCGAGGTCTCCGTTGTCCCGAGCCAGGAGGGACGCGTTATCCGCAGCGAACAGCTCATGAACGAGCTTGAGCGCGGCCTCTTCGAGGGACGGCGCGAGTACGCGGTCCCGGTCGCCGTGCAGAAGCCGGAGCTCACGACCGAGATGGCCGAGCGGATGAAGCCGACCGAGCTTCTTGGGGAGTACTCGACAAACTACAAGTCTTACGACGACACGCCGGGACGCGTCGAGAACCTGAAGATAGGCTCCTCGGCGGTGAACGGTCAGCTTCTCGCCCCCGGAGAGGTCTTCTCCTTTAACGCGCTCGCCTCGCAGTACGACTACGAGTCGGGGTCCGTGATCGTCGACGGCAAGGTGGACGAAGCCGACGGCGGCGGGCTGTGCCAGGTCTCCTCGACGCTCTACATGGCGGCCAACTTCGCCGGGCTCGATATCGTGGAGCGCCACCCGCACTTCGCCGAGTTGCCGTATATCCGGCCCGGCTTCGACGCGACCGTCTGGTTCGGCTCGCTCGACATGCGCTTTCAGAACACGACCAACGGCTACCTGCTCATTCAGGAGGAGGTCGACACCCAGACCGGCGAGGTCTATGCCGCGATCTACGGCGTCCCCCAGGACGTCGAGGTCGAGATGAACTCCGAGAAGGTGGGCGAGTACACCGACGAGGAGGGGAACCCGATCACGGACTGGATAACCTACCAGACCGTTACGCGCAACGGCCAGGTCGAGTACGACGGACCGCTCCACGAGGACACCTACGGCTACCTTCAGCCCGCCGACTCCTAGGATACCTTCCGGCCGAACAGAGGTTTAGAGGGAGGCCCGGCTCCGGCCGGGCCTCCGACTTTTTGGCTAGACCTCGGGGCGGACCTCGACGATTAGCTCGACCTCGACGGGGGAGCCGAGCGGGAGCTCCGCGACCCCGACCGCGCTCCGGGCGTGGCGGCCGCTCTCCCCGAAGACCTCTGCAAGAAGGTCTGACGCGCCGTTGATGACGCCGGGCTGCCCGGTGAACTCCCCGGCCGAGGCGACGAAGCCGACGACCTTTACCACCGAGACGATGTTGTCGAGCCCGCCCGCGACGCTTGCGGCGGCGGAGAGGGCGTTCAGGGCGCAGAGCCTCGCGGCCTCGTTCGCTTCCTCGGGCTCAACTCCGTCCCCGACCTTGCCGGTAACGGTAAGGGAGCCCTCGCGCAGGGGAAGCTGTCCTGCGGTAAAGACAAGGTGCCCCGTGCGCTTCGCCGGTACGTAGGAGCCGGCCGGAGCGGGGACCTCGGGGAGGGACAGGCCCAGAGCGCCGAGCCGCTGCGAGGGGAGGGCGCCCTCGCTCAACGCAGGGCCTCTTCGTACTCCGAGGCGTCGTAGACGAGCGGGAGGTCGTCGAGCAGAAGGTCGGCGGAGGTCACCTCGCCGACGATGATCGTGTGGTCCCCGGCACGAGCCGTGTCCCGGACCCGGCAGTCCAGATAGCCCAGGCAGTCGAGCAGGAACGGCGAGCCGCCTTCGGTCAGGCCGTAGGGGACGCCTGCGAGCTTGTCGTGGTACTCGCCGCTCGTCTCGGAGAAATAGGTTGCGGCGTTGACCTGATCGTCGCGAAGGATACTCAGGGAGAACGTGCCGGACTCAAGGATCATGTTGCGCGTGTAGCGGTCGTCCCGGACGGCGACGGCGAGCATCGGGGGACGCTCGGAGGTCTGCATCGCCCAGGCGGCCGTCATGGCGTTCGACTGCCGGCCCCGACGCGCACCGAGCACGTACACGCCGTGCGTCATGCGGCTCAAGACCCGCGCGACGTTCTCGTTTCCCTGGGGGTTTCTGGGGTCCCTGTCCAAAGCTCTCCGTTTCTTGCCTGTACTACGGAGGTGATCGGCTCAGCGGATCACCTCTTCTCCCATAGAATACCCCGAAGTCGGGGTCTTCAACTGAC
It contains:
- a CDS encoding DUF2723 domain-containing protein, producing the protein MYASPTERAGQKRGAATGEAVLAALAGLVAAAVYVLTLAPTVATNDAGRFQIAAPLLGTGHPTGYPTFILFGKLFTFLPFGDLAYRVNLMAAVFGGLACALLFVVARNLGAGRIPAFGSALLFAFTATFWSQATFAEVYSMHIALVLLVTALLLRWRQRGGSSLLVLAGLVAGLSLGNNAGTVLFAPTFLLLLFAGTVGGPRPKLRIRGLAVGALAFLAGLSVYAYVPIRGFAGAWHNYGDPVNNWADVWTLVSGARFQGLMDPTPATILSNVGGFLYHLAHQAPQPFGYALLVLLLVGGLAGLARLIAHRTVPGVALGLGLLVTLVYALSYGIDDIDVYYLPVYALLCVSLAVAATGAAGWARWMRPLAVAPVLVAAFLLGANFESSDRSGYTAERERAEQDLAALPEGAILYGKVPIIPATYLTEVEGERPDVTLRWLDGGTLERNFERDLRSGRPVLFLPEDSERYLEATESRATRTGFAREMILFEPR
- a CDS encoding histidine phosphatase family protein, which encodes MRELIIIRHGQSTANADGIWQGQLDYPLSELGREQARFAGEALANERLDAFYASPLSRAFETAEIIAEAAGYRGEIFAVPALTERSGGLFEGNTWAEREQTMPDVVAKFREVGEERGWSLIGAETDEEILARFAPAIEEILASELSGERAVVVSHGGVMRAFLRQKFGPDVLSGTERAPNASITRIQRNGTGSLSLFELASTGHIPPRFEEGRAAARTGEPASE
- a CDS encoding glutaredoxin family protein; the protein is MATQTPLTRESTEEKIRLYTGSYCPYCMRVKSELDRLGLDYESVNADEDGRESVIRLSGQRAIPILTIGDEVLVDSRHIIRELRRRYS
- a CDS encoding VanW family protein, with amino-acid sequence MTRVVGPLVLLCAVVAVLFAADNWANSGQVYRGVEVAGVPLGGKTPAEAREAIRDRSSGALSEIRVENPTAGGEDFTFDPQAMGIDYDVEATVDAAYSVGREGGFFERLSDRVETAYGTVEVTPKFDYDPARAEARVAEIANALDSQPVEASVNIVGSAVDTSSSANGYVTDRSATLEAINASVEDMTGVAEVEGEVLRPELTTEEAESAAERARAALDGEVVLTRGEDEWTVSPAAIGDSLAVGTQGGDFRVTLDREALRTNLEEVYASLEQPAVEADFEVNGTEVSVVPSQEGRVIRSEQLMNELERGLFEGRREYAVPVAVQKPELTTEMAERMKPTELLGEYSTNYKSYDDTPGRVENLKIGSSAVNGQLLAPGEVFSFNALASQYDYESGSVIVDGKVDEADGGGLCQVSSTLYMAANFAGLDIVERHPHFAELPYIRPGFDATVWFGSLDMRFQNTTNGYLLIQEEVDTQTGEVYAAIYGVPQDVEVEMNSEKVGEYTDEEGNPITDWITYQTVTRNGQVEYDGPLHEDTYGYLQPADS
- a CDS encoding RidA family protein, with product MSEGALPSQRLGALGLSLPEVPAPAGSYVPAKRTGHLVFTAGQLPLREGSLTVTGKVGDGVEPEEANEAARLCALNALSAAASVAGGLDNIVSVVKVVGFVASAGEFTGQPGVINGASDLLAEVFGESGRHARSAVGVAELPLGSPVEVELIVEVRPEV
- a CDS encoding flavin reductase family protein, yielding MDRDPRNPQGNENVARVLSRMTHGVYVLGARRGRQSNAMTAAWAMQTSERPPMLAVAVRDDRYTRNMILESGTFSLSILRDDQVNAATYFSETSGEYHDKLAGVPYGLTEGGSPFLLDCLGYLDCRVRDTARAGDHTIIVGEVTSADLLLDDLPLVYDASEYEEALR